Within the Nicotiana tabacum cultivar K326 chromosome 11, ASM71507v2, whole genome shotgun sequence genome, the region GGCTTCGAATCACATAATTAGGTTctaaactctagatgacctatcgggtcatcatataACTAATATAAATATTAGTCATACATAAGTTAAAATAATATACCAAATAACAAATTAGTAATTTACAAAACTAATATatgcattgttattttttctacggaaaagggccaaaaatgtCCTTAAACTATtcgaaatagctcaaaaatatctTCCGTTTGTTTTTGGTGCCAAAAATATCCCTGCCGTCTATGTTTTGGACCACAAATGCCCCTAAACTGTTAGTCTTGCCATTGAAGCTGACATGACAGTCCAACTAGGTTAGATTTACTTACATGGCCATCCACCTAAGCAATCTAGCATGGCAAAACTAATTTTTCGGAAAAACTATTTTTccgaatttttttattaaaatacaaaatcaacatttattttgaaaaaagtaaaaaatattcagaaaaactatttatttcatattttttttattaaaatacaaaattaacacttattccgaaaatagtaaaaaaattccaaaaaaattatTCTTGATTGGGCTTTATGATTTGATTAAAAAAACTCCATTGTTCTCTTTTGTGAATTTATGATTAGCTTGATCTAAATTTTTAGATACTTATCAGTTATAGATTCACAAAAGCCACACCTCTACTGTAAGTATCAATTGGTTCATCCAAAGTTCTTATAATTTTTggagttttcaaattttcaaaaattctgaaatttaactttacgtgaaatttaaaattttcacggtcgaacacttattccgaaaaaagtaaacaAATTTCCGGAACAATATATTAAAGCACGCTccaaaataatttattttgtatattatatataatattttaataaataaataatttttctgaattttttttattattttcggaataagtgttttatttgtattttaataaaaaaaaatccaaaataaataatttttccgaatattttttactcttttgggaataaatgttgattttgtattttaataaaaaaaaaatcgaaaaaataattttttcgaaaAAACAATTTTGTCATGCTGGATTGCTTAGATGGATGACTATGTAAGCAAATGTAACCTAGTTGGACTATCATGTGAGCTTAAATGGCAATGCAGTATTTTTGAACTATTTCGAATAGTTCCCTTCTCTGTTTTTTCTAATACTTCCTGACAAAGGACCTAGAATTTTGTAAATTTGGATATTGTTTAAATAGTCCTACAAAAGGGGCAAGTTGTGCACCTCGCCCTGGCATTAGGGCCAAAAAGGGACGACGCTCCATTGTGGCATTCGGGTACAGTTTAGTCATAGTGGTTTGAGGGCGGAAGAATCAGAGAAATGGCGGAGTTGGAAGACAATGGCGAGTTCTACCTGAGGTATTATGTCGGTCACAAAGGGAAATTCGGGCATGAGTTCTTAGAATTCGAGTTTCGTCCGGACGGCAAACTCCGTTATGCCAACAACTCCAATTACAAGAACGATACCATGATTCGTAAAGAGGTTTTCCTTACCCCTTCCGTACTCAAAGAGTGCCGCCGCATTGTCGCCGATAGCGAGGTTTTCACCTTTCCCCTCCAGTATTTATATGTTTTTCCAATCTCTTTGCCTACTAGGTTTTGTTATCTGGTAATTTGGGTGTTTATTTTGTTTGTAGATTATGAAGGAAGATGATAACAACTGGCCTGAGCCGGATAGAGTTGGGAGGCAGGAGCTTGAGATAGTGATGGGGAATGAGCACATATCATTCACTACATCTAAGATTGGTTCACTGATGGATGTGCAAACCAGTAAAGATCCCGAGGGACTTCGTATCTTCTATTATCTTGTTCAGGTAGTTATTGCAAGCTTCATTTGTCCCTATTTCATGTTTTGGATGGAGTTTTTTAAGTTAATTCGCAGCATAGTTATTTTGCACCCAGTGGGTGCAAAAATTATGCAGAGTAATTTGTAGATATGGTAATGGGAGATGCTCGATAAAAGAGATAAAATGCAAATTTTTTGCAGGCTATCAACAAACTAGTGCACGTACAtattctcacacacacacataaaggaaaaaaagaagaagagaaaagatgcAGCTCACCGACTCACTTAATCTAGTATGGCAACTCTGTTAAAAAACTTCACTTGTTTCTCCTTTCGAAATGCAGTCATATACGCTACGGGAATTGATAGTTTCAGATTGACATTTAGTGTTTACTTCGCTTTAAACCTTCATTAGAGCTATATAGGGCAGGATGTTGTGAGAGTTCGAACTAGATTCATATAGGGAGTTACTGAAAGCATACCACAAAATCCCGTTTCTACTCTGTTGAAATGGTCCTCTCAATTATGAACGTATTTTCCAATTGCTGAATTGCCTATGAAATTAATTCCAGTAACTTCCATCTTCAGATAAGACTAGATATACCAGTGTTTTGGAAAGCGTTAAGTGCAAAAAAGCGACGAGGCCTCGCTTCACCGAAGCGCGAAGCGCACACTTTTTTCATGTGAAGCGCAATTTaacacataaataaaaaaaataaaataggcaTAGATAAATGGCTAAGAACtcattaaaaataacatattaagcaAATGTTTCAATTCTTGAATCAAGAAGCAAATAATAGATACGAAAACTAGATAGTGAATAATCCTCAAAAGTCATAACATATTAAGCAAATgcaaaacaaaataacaaaaacatAAAACAGAGCATAGTTTTAGGGCACAAAAACAGAGCAATAAACCAGAAAATAGAGCATAATTTTAGGGCAGAAAATCAGCGcttaaaaaagtgaaaaaaattgaaagaagaaGAGACAAATAGGGTAGAAGAACAGACATAAATTAGATGTGTAGAACAGAGCAATAGAAagtgaaaaaaatagaaagaaaaagagaaaaaaggagtcgaacagaagaagaagaatagaagaaaaagagaaaaaaggagtcgaacagaagaagaagagaaaagagagaagaagaaactTACAGAGAACTGGAGAAGAAGCAGTCGTTGGAGCAAGAGAAGAAGCAGTCGTTGGAGCAGCAGAAGAGCGTATGTTTATTTGTTAACAGATGGTTTATTtgccaaatttaaaaaaaaaaaccctagCAGATGCCTTCACGTCGCTTAAGCACGCTTTTTTGCGCTTTTTCCATCGAGGCGCTTCTCGCTTAAGCGGTTAAAGCGTGCGCTTTTTAAATGTGAGTCGCTTTTGGGGCAGAAAAGCGATAGCCCAGCGCCTCGCGTCGCTTCAGtgcttaaagcgagaagcgagcGCTTTTAATAACACTGAGATATACCCTCCTATCAAACTCCAAAGTCAGTATGTTTGGAAATACTCTTTGCATTTGCAGTTGGATTTGGCTTCTAAGGTTGCTGGCTTATGCTACAATTGGGTTGACTAGTTGTATCATTTAATTCTTATTCTCTTGTCACCACTTTGACCACCACTTCCCTTCCCGATTTGGTCATGATGTAAGAGAGAGTCTAATTGTTCTTGGAGAAAGAGATCAATTGACTAGGAGTAACAAGCAGAGTACTTATCCCAGGAAATAGGAAACAAGATGAAGAAAATTTCTCTTTCTGGATTACCATTTGACAACATTTTCGTCGTTAATATCTCTTGGTAGAGCCAGTGATTAAAAAAGCGCTCGCTTCCTCGCtttaagcgagaagcgaagcgagGCGTGAAGGGCAGCGCTTCAGGTAATTGAAGCGACTTTGGTACGAAAAAGCGACCGCTTCTCTGTAAAAAGCGAGAAGAAGCGTTAGAAGTGTCCGCTTCTATGTTTAAAATTAACCCAAGccctattttattaaaaaatgagGTTTCTAAACCGTAAACATTGTCTGGACTTCTTCAACAGCAGCGAGACTAAGGTTTTTCTTCAACAACAGcgatttctttttctcttcttcatcAACTTCTGATTTCTGAAATAATCTCAAAGCATCAACTAagattgttcttcttctttttctttttctttctaaacgTCCAAAAAAcgacgaattttttttttttaccttcggTTCTTTCTCAGAAATTTTCTGCCCAAAATTTCTGCCCAATTTTTCCAGTGACTAGCAATATAATAATGATAGTGGAATATAAGAATTTGACAATCTTGTAAAAGAATAAgatgctcattttgtgctttaattgATGCCACTTTAATTAAAGTATTGAACATTTGCTTATAATTACATGTGTTGTCTATgcagtatttattttaattttttaaaattccgCTTCACTTAAAAAAAGCGAACGCTTCGCTTCTCATTTCTCGTGAAATGGGGGGTTGTCGCTTTTcctcgcttcacgctcttcacaacactggGTAAAGCATTAGTCTTCCATATTATACTAGTTTGGCACAAAAATAGACCAGAACTAAGTTGATGTTAAgactgaaaaaagaagaagaaaactacCCATTTTCTTATATAGCTGTCATTCTTCTCCTCCATTTCCTTCTATCGCCCCCCTCACATTGCTGCTCCTAGTCATCCCATCCTTCATTGTTATGCCCCTTAAAGCCTATGAttttggtctagtggtaagagcGCAACGTGTAATGTGAGGAGACGCATGTCAGGGGGGTTCAAACTGTATTGCAGACAAAAGCCTAGTATTTAGGTGGAGAAAGATAGGGGGATGGGCCCATTATCCATTGAGTTTTGAACGTGCACAGCCGATCCTCAAGGGTTTCTTGATTATAAAAGAGAAGTAGAGGAGTGGTAAGGGATGTGTTGGGGGTGTGGAAGGAGGTGAGTAGGAGAATGGCGAATGGGAAAGGCCAGTTTGATGTGCCAATGGGAAGTAGAACGGGCTGTAGTAGTATGCTATGTCAaggataaaaaaaatttaataaaagatAGGAGATAAAAGAACTTCCGTCAAAAgacaaatgaaaaaaagagaaggattgacaaagaagaaaaaagggggTAAAAGGCAAATTGTGATACTTCCTACGCATTATGCAATTCTTTGGATCACGGAGTGGGAGGATGGTTCTGATTATGCTTGCAAATTGTGTTTGCTTGGTTTTCTCATTATCACTTCATATGGCTGATATTtgtctctttctttctttctttctttctttatctttgaactgttttcctttcttattttctCTTCCATTTTAAGCAGTTGACAttgtttctctttatttttccttttcgaTTTTCTCTTGCCatttaatttcttttatatttactCCATCTTTCTTatatgctttttttttttcttttcccttctttctttctttacttttacttttttagtttttttctgttttagcccccccccccccccccccaaccaaaaaaaaaaacaaaataacaaaataaaactaaTTATTTCCACAGAACAAATCGAacctccttttttttattttatctcggAGATAAATTTAGTGTAATCAACAATGCTATTATTCATCTCATGCTGAAGATGATTGTGAAAATAATAGTTTTTTAATGACAATATTAATTAAAACTTGTAAAATATCCTCATCCTTAAGTTTGGTAGCAGCAACTATACGCTAAAGACAGTGAAGCACCTAGGAGCTCATTTGAACTCCTAGATCTGCCACGGGCCAGTATCAGAATATGCAATATTGAAGAATTTAGGGGCGGAGGTTTTGAATGGAGGCCCTCGGTAAATGGGATGCTTGGCAGGggattttaaaaatttattctaacaAATAGGAGGCTTTGATGAAAGATAAAGATGTCGAATCTATGATGATTTTTATCGTAGGATGGAATTAAAGGATGCTGAATTCTATTATCTATAGAGTTGGACACTAGTCAGATTGAAAAATATAGTTTGGATTCATGTATAAGGAAAAACTGCTTATGTTGACTTCCACGATGTAGTTAGCTTTGATACCAGATATCTAGTGAATAGGTATTATATGCTGTTTGCATCATTTGTGAGGGTTAATACTTAAATCACATCGCCAGTCAATTCTGCTTGGGAGTGCATTGATACGACATGAAGATGTTAAAACATATAGGTAGCTGTTCCCTCTTTGGATTTATGCTATGGGAAGCATCCCTCCAAATAGTATATCAACTGATAAATGCGAGAGCATCAATGCATCCATACACTAGGTAGAGGGGTGCTTCCCGTACCATAAATCCAAGTATGGAACAACCAACTATACGTTTCAACATCTTCCTACAATATTATGCACACCTAAGGAGAATTGACCGACGATGGTGATTAATCCTACAAATAATGCAAGCAACATACTATACCTATTCACTAGATGTGGTATCAAAGCTAACTACATCGTAGAAGTCAGCATAAGCATCTTTTCCTTGTGGATGAATCCAAACTGCGTTTTTTAATCTACCTTCAGTGTCGAGCTCCATGGAATGGTAGAAGTCAACATCCTTTAATTCCAtcttacaaaaaaaaattcatctAAATTCAGCATCCCCTTCTTCCCTCTGAAGCCTTCTATTAGTTAGAATAAAGTTTTTACAATCCCCTGCCAAGCATCTCATTTGGCGAAGGGCGCTATTAAAAACCTCCACCACTCTAATGTTCTTGCATATTTTGTCACTGGCTAATATCATTTGCCTTGAGTGCTCTTTATTGGCTTTATTTCTTTTGTATGCCTAGCCATAAGCCAAGACATATCATGGTACAATTCATGGTTATGCTTATTTTACACCTTCCTTACACGACACACTCCTTCATTCGTTATCACTTTGTTAACTCTTCCCTTGCATTCAATTCTCTTACTGTGCTTGCTGCAACTAGTCTTGCCCTCTTTGTCACATGTGAACATAACATACTTACGGTAATCACCATCTTGGGTTTTAATTGTTTCTCACACCACTAAATCCTTTGACTTTGGCATGTTTCATGTCAGATCAAACACCTTACTTAGACTTGAATAAGTTGGTTGTATTATTGGGTATGCTAATATTTTTGACCTATTTTTTAGTATTATTACGTTCTTCATTATCATTGTTCGTCAAATCAGTGACTACACTAGAAGAATTAACTTtggctaaaatagaaatattaCTTCCCTCGATGACCAGAGAGTAGGTTGCATATCTTGCAAAGTATCTCTAAGGATTATTGCGTGATAGTGCTGTAAGAATGTTAATCTTCTTCGTTGACTCTTTCCATGGTTggtagaaatgataataaaatgaGAACTCTCCCCCCTTAAGGCTAAGAATGTGTTTGGTGGGAATTAATGAGAACTAGCTTTTAACTTTTAACTCTTCTTCACTACAATGGAGAATAATGGcaaggaaaagggaaagaaaactccATACAAACAAGGGAAAGGAAAGCATGCATAACATGACTACCTATGCTAGGTAGGTACATAATTATTTGTCATTCTTTCTAGTAGTCAACTATTATATTGGAATGGATGTTCTCAAATTTGGCGGGAAAACAAAAACGTGTGAGGGAGAGGGAGGGGGTGTCTTCACGCAGCTATGGAGTTCAAGATGTCGTCAAGAATGCCCGTTTAGTCGAAGGGTATAATTGTCATATCACTATCATACTTGACATTTGGATATGTTGAAatctatgtattattttatgcGAAATTAAACGTGgaataataatatgtgtattaaCAGTAAGGGGAGTAAGTTATTGAAAGATAAAAGTGCCCGCAGTAATTCATGTATAACAATCTCCTTGTTATTTATTCTTGCATAACAATCTCTTCATTATTGATTACTGCATTAATAATCCCTGAATAACTGGTATATAAATCGAAACCCCTAAAAATGCAGTTGGTTTAAATAGAAATATCAGGATGAGACGTGCCAATATATTACAGGCTTTGACATGCAGTCCTTGCCTATGCAAACACATTGTATCCCAGACCTACACTTGTGAAATTTTGTTATCCTCTTCCCGTCTTCCCTTGAATGGTAAAGCTCCAAATGAATTCCATGTTCTTTATCAGTAGCCATATTCTTTCTTTTCAAAAGACATTTGTTATCAGCAGCCATATTCTTTTAATTGAAGCAGTCAAATCGCATTAGAATCAAACATGAATTTAGCTCTAACTAGGGTACACGACTGGAAGTCAGCACGTAGCTTGCTTTTAAAAAATGCTGTAGCTCAGGCTTTTTTGACGCTACATTCTAGTCTGGTAATGAAAATCAAATTCATTTGTATTATAA harbors:
- the LOC107817934 gene encoding protein mago nashi homolog, which encodes MAELEDNGEFYLRYYVGHKGKFGHEFLEFEFRPDGKLRYANNSNYKNDTMIRKEVFLTPSVLKECRRIVADSEIMKEDDNNWPEPDRVGRQELEIVMGNEHISFTTSKIGSLMDVQTSKDPEGLRIFYYLVQDLKCFVFSLISLHFKIKPI